Proteins encoded in a region of the Streptomyces akebiae genome:
- a CDS encoding UPF0182 family membrane protein → MPDRGGGPTGPRMRVGRPSRRVRTLLMTLGVLAVLGMAFVMFAGFWTDWLWYRSVKYSSVFTTTLWTKIGLFFVFGLLMSASVGFNIWLAHRLRPPLSAMSMEQQSLDRYRMGIAPYKKWLLLGITSLVGLIAGASASGQWRTWLMWVNGVSFGQKDPQFNLDVAFYAFDLPWYRFLLGFGFAAAVLSVIAAALTHYLYGGLRVTSPGARATAAATGHLSVLLGIFVALKAVAYWLDRYGLAVKSSDFKATGNWTGLRYVDANAYLPAKTILFCIAVICALLFFATIWRRTWQLPVIGFGLMVLSAILIGGLYPAIVQKFQVQPNEQAKEAPYVEKNLAATRQAYGIDGTDVEEYSGVSDTTDKAKLRKDADTTASIRMLDPNIVSPTFQQLQQMRNYYAFPTNLDVDRYSNEDGAEQDTVIGLRELNLAGIPKNNWINDHFRYTHGYGVVAAKGTEATSGGRPVFTESDLPSKGDLGEYQQRVYYGEKTTQYSIVGGPQDEIDYSDDSGEKTTSYKGNSGINLSSPVNRAAYAVAFNEPQILYSGAIGEGSRILYNRTPKERVEAVAPWLTIDGDAYPAVVDGKIQWIVDAYTTTNGYPYASRTTLGDTTADSLTADNSQRAVVAQQNQVNYIRNSVKATVDAYTGQVKLYQWDTQDPVLKTWMKAFPGTVESKDDISDSLLAHLRYPQDLFKVQRELLTRYHVKDAETFLSGSEVWQVPDDPTNTSGNAVPPYYLSMKLPGQTEQAFSLTTTLTPNGRDNLSAFVAVNAEAGTKDYGKIRILKLPTSEPIDGPKQVQSQFNSEQDIAETISLLKRGDSQVEYGNLLTVPLDGGLLYVEPVYVRGGGLKYPLLRKVLVTYGGNTAFEDTLDAALNKVFETEGSPPTEPPVDDGDEGTDEPPASGDPTVQQALEEAQKAFDEGQQALKDGDWEAYGRAQQDLEDALKRAEDAQAKADGTGGSGSEDSDQSGDGGSGSG, encoded by the coding sequence ATGCCGGACCGCGGCGGAGGCCCGACGGGGCCGCGGATGAGAGTGGGCCGACCGTCCCGACGTGTCCGGACCCTGCTCATGACGCTGGGCGTCCTTGCCGTCCTCGGCATGGCGTTCGTCATGTTCGCGGGGTTCTGGACGGACTGGCTCTGGTACCGGTCGGTGAAGTATTCGTCCGTCTTCACCACCACCCTGTGGACGAAGATCGGGCTCTTCTTCGTCTTCGGCCTGCTGATGTCGGCCTCGGTCGGCTTCAACATCTGGCTGGCGCACCGGCTGCGGCCGCCGCTGAGCGCGATGTCGATGGAACAGCAGAGCCTCGACAGGTACCGCATGGGCATCGCGCCCTACAAGAAGTGGCTGCTCCTCGGGATCACTTCCCTGGTGGGCCTCATCGCCGGCGCCTCCGCCTCCGGGCAGTGGCGCACCTGGCTGATGTGGGTGAACGGAGTGTCGTTCGGGCAGAAGGACCCCCAGTTCAATCTGGACGTCGCCTTCTACGCCTTCGACCTGCCCTGGTACCGCTTCCTGCTCGGCTTCGGCTTCGCCGCGGCCGTGCTCTCGGTGATCGCCGCCGCGCTCACGCACTACCTCTACGGCGGCCTCAGGGTCACTTCCCCGGGCGCGCGTGCCACCGCCGCGGCCACCGGGCACCTGTCGGTGCTCCTCGGTATCTTCGTCGCCCTGAAGGCGGTCGCCTACTGGCTCGACCGGTACGGGCTCGCCGTGAAGTCCAGCGACTTCAAGGCGACGGGCAACTGGACGGGTCTGAGGTACGTCGACGCCAACGCCTACCTGCCGGCCAAGACGATCCTGTTCTGCATCGCCGTGATCTGCGCGCTGCTGTTCTTCGCCACCATCTGGCGGCGCACCTGGCAGCTGCCGGTCATCGGCTTCGGCCTGATGGTGCTCTCCGCGATCCTCATCGGCGGGCTGTACCCGGCCATCGTCCAGAAGTTCCAGGTCCAGCCGAACGAGCAGGCCAAGGAGGCGCCGTACGTCGAGAAGAACCTGGCGGCGACCCGGCAGGCCTACGGCATCGACGGGACAGACGTCGAGGAGTACTCGGGCGTCAGCGACACCACGGACAAGGCCAAGCTCCGCAAGGACGCCGACACCACGGCCAGCATCCGCATGCTCGACCCGAACATCGTCTCGCCGACGTTCCAGCAGCTCCAGCAGATGAGGAACTACTACGCGTTCCCCACGAACCTGGACGTCGACCGGTACAGCAACGAGGACGGCGCGGAGCAGGACACCGTCATCGGTCTGCGCGAGCTGAACCTGGCGGGCATCCCGAAGAACAACTGGATCAACGACCACTTCCGCTACACCCACGGGTACGGCGTGGTCGCCGCCAAGGGCACCGAGGCCACCTCCGGCGGCCGTCCCGTGTTCACCGAGTCCGACCTGCCGTCCAAGGGCGACCTGGGCGAGTACCAGCAGCGGGTCTACTACGGCGAGAAGACCACCCAGTACTCGATCGTCGGCGGTCCCCAGGACGAGATCGACTACTCCGACGACAGCGGTGAGAAGACCACCAGCTACAAGGGCAACAGCGGGATCAACCTCTCCAGCCCGGTCAACCGGGCGGCGTACGCGGTGGCGTTCAACGAGCCGCAGATCCTCTACTCCGGTGCGATCGGCGAGGGTTCTCGGATCCTCTACAACCGCACGCCCAAGGAGCGGGTCGAGGCGGTCGCCCCCTGGCTGACCATCGACGGCGACGCCTACCCGGCCGTCGTCGACGGCAAGATCCAGTGGATCGTCGACGCGTACACCACCACCAACGGCTATCCGTACGCCTCCCGCACCACCCTGGGCGACACGACGGCCGACTCGCTGACCGCGGACAACAGCCAGCGCGCGGTGGTGGCACAGCAGAACCAGGTCAACTACATCCGCAACTCGGTGAAGGCGACCGTCGACGCGTACACGGGTCAGGTCAAGCTCTACCAGTGGGACACCCAGGACCCGGTCCTGAAGACCTGGATGAAGGCGTTCCCGGGCACGGTGGAGTCGAAGGACGACATCTCCGACTCGCTGCTGGCCCATCTGCGGTACCCGCAGGACCTGTTCAAGGTGCAGCGCGAACTGCTGACCCGCTATCACGTGAAGGACGCCGAGACGTTCCTCAGTGGCAGCGAGGTGTGGCAGGTCCCGGACGACCCGACCAACACGTCGGGCAACGCGGTGCCGCCGTACTACCTGAGCATGAAGCTGCCCGGCCAGACGGAACAGGCGTTCTCGCTGACCACCACGCTCACGCCGAACGGCCGGGACAACCTCAGTGCCTTCGTGGCGGTCAACGCCGAGGCGGGCACCAAGGACTACGGCAAGATCAGAATTCTGAAACTGCCGACCAGCGAACCGATCGACGGACCGAAGCAGGTCCAGAGCCAGTTCAACTCCGAGCAGGACATCGCCGAGACGATCAGCCTCCTCAAGAGAGGTGACTCACAGGTCGAGTACGGCAACCTCCTGACGGTCCCGCTCGACGGCGGACTGCTCTACGTGGAACCCGTCTATGTGCGAGGCGGCGGGCTCAAGTACCCGCTGCTGCGCAAGGTACTGGTCACCTACGGCGGCAACACGGCCTTCGAGGACACCCTCGACGCGGCGCTCAACAAGGTGTTCGAGACCGAGGGTTCGCCGCCCACCGAGCCACCGGTGGACGACGGCGACGAGGGCACCGACGAGCCGCCGGCGTCCGGCGATCCGACGGTCCAACAGGCCCTGGAGGAAGCCCAGAAGGCGTTCGACGAGGGGCAACAGGCCCTCAAGGACGGCGACTGGGAGGCGTACGGCCGGGCCCAACAGGACCTGGAGGACGCCCTGAAGCGGGCCGAGGACGCGCAGGCCAAGGCCGACGGGACCGGCGGCAGCGGCAGTGAGGACAGCGACCAGAGCGGCGACGGAGGCTCCGGAAGCGGCTGA
- a CDS encoding YlbL family protein, with protein MPRRTATMLASTLMLIALLCAGVIIPVPYSEMSPGPTVNTLGEHDGEPVLQISGHKTYATTGHLNMTTVRVTSADYRMNLVEAVYGWLAHDNKVVPHDTLYPDGKTEEQSTQENAEEFSQSQESAKVAALKELDIPVKSWVIVSTVLKDSPAEGELHAGDVIKSVDGTAVKAPEDVAKLVTKHKPGEDVDFVIVPAKAQAAAEKANRTATETEKVTITTAKSDDTGEERAIVGISAGTDHTFPFTIDIKLADVGGPSAGLMFALGIYDKLTPGNLTGGKFVAGTGTIDDEGKVGPIGGIEMKTVGARDKGAEYFLTPKDNCAAAAKDTPGGLTLVKVDTIEDALGALKDIRAGDTADLPKCTTKG; from the coding sequence ATGCCACGCCGCACCGCGACGATGCTCGCCTCCACCCTGATGCTGATCGCGCTCCTGTGCGCGGGAGTGATCATTCCCGTGCCCTATTCGGAGATGTCGCCGGGGCCGACGGTGAACACGCTCGGGGAGCACGACGGGGAGCCGGTGCTGCAGATCTCGGGACACAAGACGTACGCGACGACCGGGCACCTGAACATGACCACGGTCCGTGTGACCAGCGCCGACTACAGGATGAACCTCGTCGAGGCCGTGTACGGCTGGCTGGCACACGACAACAAGGTCGTGCCGCACGACACGCTCTATCCCGACGGCAAGACCGAGGAGCAGTCGACCCAGGAGAACGCCGAGGAGTTCAGCCAGTCCCAGGAGAGCGCCAAGGTCGCGGCCCTGAAGGAGCTGGACATCCCGGTGAAGTCGTGGGTGATCGTCTCCACCGTTCTCAAGGACTCGCCGGCCGAGGGCGAGCTGCACGCCGGTGACGTGATCAAGTCCGTCGACGGCACGGCGGTCAAGGCGCCCGAGGACGTCGCGAAGCTGGTCACCAAGCACAAGCCGGGCGAGGACGTCGACTTCGTCATCGTGCCCGCCAAGGCGCAGGCCGCCGCCGAGAAGGCGAACAGGACGGCGACCGAGACCGAGAAGGTCACGATCACCACGGCCAAGTCCGACGACACGGGCGAGGAGCGGGCGATCGTCGGGATCTCCGCCGGGACCGACCACACCTTCCCGTTCACCATCGACATCAAGCTCGCCGACGTCGGCGGCCCGAGTGCCGGGCTGATGTTCGCCCTCGGTATCTACGACAAGCTGACGCCGGGCAATCTGACCGGCGGCAAGTTCGTGGCCGGCACCGGCACGATCGACGACGAGGGCAAGGTCGGCCCCATCGGCGGCATCGAGATGAAGACGGTCGGCGCGCGCGACAAGGGCGCCGAGTACTTCCTGACGCCCAAGGACAACTGCGCCGCGGCCGCCAAGGACACCCCCGGCGGACTCACCCTCGTCAAGGTCGACACCATCGAGGACGCGCTCGGAGCCCTGAAGGACATCCGGGCCGGCGACACGGCCGACCTGCCGAAGTGCACGACCAAGGGCTGA
- a CDS encoding tetratricopeptide repeat protein, whose translation MDVMGDKATLLETGRFAQPADIALPADFVMPAESASSVESVRAADEDETGDAVEEARQRLAAEAGDTEAMSVLGAMLLRRGDLDGAEPCLRGATAAGDRAAANNLGVLLHQRGYADEAASWWRVAAVAGSAAAAHALGRHHRERGDEPAAEYWLRQSAEQGHALGAYALADLLEHRSDAAAERWMRVAAERGHREAAYRLARVLDQRAEQEERAAVREGRKIARAALEIGSGSREAVREGRDAGRGGREGRAPARDGRAAVRDGGPAVGAGGRGADNGVGTGAAEEAEQWYRQAAARGHRRAALHLGAILERRGELKEAGRWYLTSAKDGEPRAACALGFLLRDAGDTESAAVWWLRAAQDGDGNAANALGALHAERGETQTAERWYRAAMDAGDVNGAYNLGLLCAEQGRTAQAEQWYRRAAYAGHREAANALAILLLQVGDASGAEPWFSKAAEAGSVDAAFNLGILFAGRGDDATALVWYERAAAAGHTEAALQVAIARLRDGDERAAERHLRCAAGGGSAEAAYRLAAVLDARRPPAPAHELGEPVREKNECEEWYERAASQGHRRAQVRVGMLAAGRGDVVEAARWYRVAAESGSRNGAFNLGLLLAREGSEPEAAVWWARAADAGHGRAALRLALVYARRGELAEGKRWADRAVALGPAEVAERAARLRDALRDELSA comes from the coding sequence ATGGACGTTATGGGGGACAAGGCAACTCTGTTGGAGACAGGGCGGTTTGCGCAGCCTGCCGACATTGCGCTGCCTGCCGACTTCGTGATGCCCGCCGAGTCCGCCTCGTCGGTCGAGTCCGTGCGGGCAGCGGACGAGGACGAGACGGGGGACGCCGTCGAGGAGGCACGTCAGCGGCTCGCCGCCGAAGCAGGCGACACCGAGGCGATGAGTGTCCTCGGCGCCATGCTGCTGCGCCGCGGCGACCTCGACGGAGCCGAGCCCTGCCTGCGGGGTGCCACGGCCGCCGGGGACCGCGCGGCCGCCAACAACCTGGGTGTCCTGCTGCACCAGCGTGGGTACGCCGACGAGGCCGCCAGCTGGTGGCGGGTCGCCGCCGTCGCCGGTTCCGCCGCGGCCGCGCACGCGCTCGGCCGGCACCACCGCGAGCGCGGCGACGAACCCGCCGCCGAATACTGGCTGCGCCAGTCCGCCGAGCAGGGGCACGCCCTGGGGGCGTACGCGCTCGCCGACCTGCTGGAGCACCGCAGTGACGCCGCCGCCGAGCGGTGGATGAGAGTGGCCGCCGAGCGCGGGCACCGTGAGGCCGCGTACCGGCTCGCGCGGGTGCTCGACCAGCGTGCGGAGCAGGAGGAGCGCGCCGCCGTGCGCGAGGGGCGGAAGATCGCGCGCGCGGCGCTCGAGATCGGGAGCGGCAGCCGCGAAGCGGTGCGAGAAGGGCGTGACGCGGGACGCGGGGGGCGCGAGGGTCGTGCCCCCGCGCGGGACGGGCGTGCTGCCGTGCGTGACGGCGGGCCTGCCGTGGGCGCGGGGGGACGCGGCGCCGACAACGGTGTCGGGACGGGTGCCGCCGAGGAGGCCGAGCAGTGGTACCGGCAGGCCGCCGCGCGCGGGCACCGGCGGGCCGCACTGCACCTCGGGGCGATCCTGGAGCGGCGCGGTGAGCTCAAGGAGGCCGGGCGCTGGTACCTGACCTCCGCCAAGGACGGTGAGCCGCGCGCCGCGTGCGCGCTCGGGTTCCTGCTGCGGGACGCCGGCGACACCGAGAGCGCGGCCGTGTGGTGGTTGCGGGCCGCCCAGGACGGCGACGGAAACGCGGCGAACGCGCTGGGCGCGCTGCATGCCGAGCGCGGCGAGACACAGACCGCCGAGCGCTGGTACCGGGCCGCGATGGACGCCGGGGACGTCAACGGCGCGTACAACCTCGGGCTGCTCTGCGCCGAGCAGGGGCGGACCGCGCAGGCCGAGCAGTGGTACCGGCGTGCCGCGTACGCCGGGCACCGGGAGGCGGCGAACGCGCTGGCCATCCTGCTGCTCCAGGTTGGCGACGCGTCCGGCGCGGAGCCGTGGTTCTCCAAGGCCGCGGAGGCCGGCAGCGTTGACGCCGCCTTCAACCTGGGCATTCTGTTCGCCGGGCGGGGTGACGACGCGACGGCGCTGGTCTGGTACGAGCGGGCGGCCGCGGCGGGGCACACCGAGGCGGCACTCCAGGTCGCCATAGCGCGGCTGCGGGACGGTGACGAGCGGGCCGCGGAGCGTCACCTGCGGTGTGCCGCCGGCGGGGGCAGCGCGGAGGCCGCGTACCGGCTGGCCGCCGTGCTCGACGCGCGCCGTCCGCCCGCGCCCGCGCATGAGCTGGGGGAGCCCGTGCGGGAGAAGAACGAGTGCGAGGAGTGGTACGAGAGGGCCGCTTCGCAGGGGCATCGTCGGGCGCAGGTGCGGGTCGGGATGCTGGCGGCCGGGCGGGGGGACGTGGTCGAGGCCGCGCGGTGGTACCGGGTCGCGGCGGAGTCCGGGTCGCGGAACGGGGCGTTCAATCTGGGGCTGCTGCTGGCTCGGGAGGGCAGCGAGCCGGAGGCCGCGGTGTGGTGGGCCCGCGCCGCCGACGCGGGGCATGGGCGGGCGGCGTTGCGGCTCGCGCTCGTCTACGCGCGTCGGGGTGAGCTGGCGGAGGGCAAGCGGTGGGCCGATAGGGCCGTGGCGCTCGGCCCGGCGGAGGTGGCGGAGCGGGCGGCGCGGTTGCGGGACGCGCTGCGGGACGAGCTGTCGGCGTAG
- a CDS encoding PPA1309 family protein translates to MSNTPMAANPLTRAVLEIDEYASGLGWDQPARLFALVDTARLRDQEPALADQLGLQEAPEAAGLTPIEQDEIPAGKALDEFLGTIAWPDAVVGCALTVERLMLPPSAEASVPEDLDGARLTKWVASHPDRQEVRMTVAVLRDGSRDSALRLREKDTPTEVLTGPELVPGLAEALSATFVD, encoded by the coding sequence ATGTCCAACACTCCCATGGCAGCGAACCCCCTCACCCGGGCCGTCCTCGAGATCGACGAGTACGCCTCGGGCCTCGGCTGGGACCAGCCCGCTCGCCTCTTCGCCCTCGTGGATACCGCGCGTCTGCGGGACCAGGAACCCGCGCTCGCGGACCAGCTCGGTCTTCAGGAAGCGCCCGAGGCAGCCGGCCTCACCCCGATCGAGCAGGACGAGATCCCCGCCGGCAAGGCGCTGGACGAGTTCCTCGGCACCATCGCCTGGCCCGACGCGGTGGTCGGCTGCGCGCTGACCGTGGAGCGGCTGATGCTGCCGCCGTCCGCCGAGGCGTCGGTCCCCGAGGATCTCGACGGGGCCCGTCTCACCAAGTGGGTCGCCTCCCACCCGGACCGCCAGGAGGTCCGGATGACGGTCGCCGTCCTGCGTGACGGCTCCCGCGACTCGGCCCTGCGCCTGCGCGAGAAGGACACCCCGACGGAGGTTCTCACCGGCCCCGAGCTGGTCCCGGGCCTGGCGGAGGCCCTGTCCGCGACCTTCGTGGACTGA
- a CDS encoding SDR family oxidoreductase, which yields MSSPDPQVRAARNHSTSPAVRGPVVAVTGAASGVGALLTERLAESDEIRQVIAIDERRGECAAAQWHILDVRDPAIAEKLRGADVVVHLAVDLDLGADSAARSAYNVRGTQTVLTAAAAAGVHRVVLCTSAMVYGALPDNELPLSEDAELRATAEATGVGDLLEIERLARRAPRAHPGLNVTVVRPATLVGGTDTALTRYFESPRLLVVAGSRPAWQFCHVEDLCGALEYAVLEKVDGELAVGCEGWLEQEEVEELSGIRRMELPSAVALGAAARLHRIGLTPSPAGDLAYTMYPWVVSGSRLHDAGWRPLWTNEEVLAELLEEVAGRHTVAGRRLGRKDATAAGAAGATVALLGTAALVRRARKARGRR from the coding sequence GTGAGTTCCCCAGATCCGCAGGTTCGCGCAGCGCGAAACCACTCAACCAGTCCCGCCGTGCGCGGGCCCGTCGTCGCGGTCACCGGTGCCGCGTCCGGCGTAGGAGCGCTGCTCACGGAGCGGCTCGCCGAGTCCGACGAGATCCGGCAGGTCATCGCCATCGACGAGCGGCGCGGCGAGTGCGCTGCCGCTCAGTGGCACATCCTGGATGTGCGGGACCCGGCGATCGCCGAGAAGCTGCGCGGGGCCGACGTGGTGGTGCACCTCGCCGTCGATCTCGACCTGGGGGCGGACTCGGCGGCCCGCAGCGCGTACAACGTGCGCGGGACGCAGACCGTGCTCACGGCCGCCGCCGCGGCCGGGGTGCACCGGGTCGTGCTGTGCACGTCGGCGATGGTCTACGGGGCGCTGCCGGACAACGAGCTGCCGCTCTCGGAGGACGCCGAGCTGCGGGCGACCGCCGAGGCCACGGGGGTCGGCGACCTGCTGGAGATCGAGCGGCTCGCCCGCCGGGCGCCGCGTGCCCATCCGGGCCTCAATGTCACCGTGGTGCGTCCCGCGACCCTTGTCGGAGGGACGGACACCGCGCTGACCAGGTATTTCGAGTCGCCCCGACTGCTGGTGGTGGCCGGGTCGAGACCCGCCTGGCAGTTCTGTCACGTCGAGGACCTCTGCGGCGCGCTGGAGTACGCCGTGCTGGAGAAGGTCGACGGGGAGCTGGCCGTCGGATGCGAGGGGTGGCTGGAGCAGGAGGAGGTCGAGGAGCTCAGCGGGATCCGGCGCATGGAGCTGCCGTCCGCGGTCGCGCTCGGGGCCGCCGCCCGGCTGCACCGGATCGGGCTCACGCCGTCACCGGCGGGGGACCTGGCGTACACGATGTACCCGTGGGTCGTGAGCGGGAGCCGGTTGCACGACGCCGGGTGGCGGCCGCTGTGGACGAACGAGGAAGTGCTCGCGGAGCTCTTGGAGGAGGTCGCCGGGCGGCACACGGTGGCCGGACGGAGGCTGGGGCGGAAGGACGCGACGGCTGCGGGTGCCGCCGGTGCGACGGTCGCGCTGCTGGGTACGGCGGCGTTGGTCCGGCGGGCGCGGAAGGCTCGGGGCAGGCGTTGA
- a CDS encoding zinc-dependent metalloprotease — protein MSDTPFGFGLPPEEPDDGDEGKKKDQQSGGGQGPANPFGFGFPGAGGPGADNPFAAMFGSMNPTDLGAAFQQLGQMLSYEGGPVNWDMAKQIARQTVSQGTADGTKDESVGPAERTAVEEAVRLADLWLDDATSLPSGAGSAVAWSRAEWVEATLPAWKELVDPVAERVGGAMGDILPEEMQAMAGPLIGMMKSMGGAMFGQQIGQAVGVLAGEVVGSTDVGLPLGPAGKAALLPLNVEAFGKDLGVGKDEVRLYLALREAAHQRLFAHVPWLRSHLFGAVEGYARGIKVDTAKLEDVVGQFDPQNPEELQQALQQGMFQPEDTPAQKAALARLETALALVEGWVDAVVHAAAKPRLSSADALRETLRRRRATGGPAEQTFATLIGLELRPRRLRDASRLWASLTDARGVDGRDALWSHPDMLPTASDLDDPDGFVHREQMDFSELDKMLGEAAGGSTEKPDFKKKDDDTE, from the coding sequence GTGAGTGACACCCCATTCGGATTCGGCCTTCCGCCGGAGGAGCCGGACGACGGCGACGAGGGCAAGAAGAAGGACCAGCAGAGCGGTGGTGGTCAGGGCCCGGCCAACCCGTTCGGTTTCGGGTTCCCCGGGGCCGGGGGCCCCGGCGCCGACAATCCGTTCGCCGCGATGTTCGGTTCCATGAACCCCACCGACCTGGGCGCCGCCTTCCAGCAGCTTGGCCAGATGCTCTCGTACGAGGGCGGCCCGGTGAACTGGGACATGGCCAAGCAGATCGCCCGCCAGACGGTCTCCCAGGGGACCGCCGACGGCACGAAGGACGAGAGTGTCGGCCCCGCCGAGCGCACCGCCGTCGAGGAGGCCGTCCGCCTGGCAGACCTGTGGCTGGACGACGCGACGTCGCTGCCGTCCGGCGCGGGCTCCGCCGTGGCGTGGAGCCGCGCGGAGTGGGTCGAGGCCACCCTGCCCGCCTGGAAGGAACTGGTCGACCCGGTGGCCGAGCGGGTCGGCGGCGCCATGGGCGACATCCTGCCGGAGGAGATGCAGGCCATGGCCGGCCCGCTGATCGGCATGATGAAGTCGATGGGCGGCGCCATGTTCGGCCAGCAGATCGGGCAGGCCGTGGGCGTGCTCGCGGGCGAGGTCGTCGGATCCACCGACGTCGGCCTGCCGCTCGGACCGGCCGGCAAGGCCGCGCTGCTGCCGCTGAACGTGGAGGCGTTCGGCAAGGACCTGGGCGTCGGCAAGGACGAGGTGCGGCTCTACCTGGCCCTGCGCGAGGCCGCCCACCAGCGCCTCTTCGCGCATGTGCCGTGGCTGCGCTCGCATCTGTTCGGCGCTGTCGAGGGCTACGCGCGCGGGATCAAGGTCGACACGGCCAAGCTGGAGGACGTGGTCGGCCAGTTCGACCCGCAGAACCCCGAGGAGCTGCAGCAGGCGCTCCAGCAGGGCATGTTCCAGCCGGAGGACACCCCTGCGCAGAAGGCGGCCCTGGCGCGTCTGGAGACCGCTCTGGCGCTGGTGGAGGGCTGGGTGGACGCCGTGGTGCACGCCGCGGCGAAGCCGCGCCTGTCGTCCGCCGACGCCCTCCGCGAGACCTTGCGCCGCCGCCGTGCCACCGGCGGTCCGGCCGAGCAGACCTTCGCCACGCTGATCGGTCTGGAGCTGCGCCCCCGCCGCCTGCGCGACGCCTCCCGCCTGTGGGCGTCCCTCACGGACGCGCGCGGTGTCGACGGCCGCGACGCCCTGTGGTCCCACCCCGACATGCTGCCCACCGCCTCCGACCTGGACGACCCGGACGGCTTCGTCCACCGCGAGCAGATGGACTTCTCCGAGCTGGACAAGATGCTCGGTGAGGCTGCGGGCGGTTCCACCGAGAAGCCGGACTTCAAGAAGAAGGACGACGACACCGAGTGA
- a CDS encoding AIM24 family protein encodes MHSTLFAHIPVNHTERYTLQNPQLLKTDVTIGSSPVLARQGAMVAFEGQVDFDSQYRNRSWRNAERMTGERLELMRCKGNGIVYLANFAQYLHIMEVGRGITVDSSAVLAFDGSLNVGIVAVDSAVEVASAGAYNLELSGGGKVVLMTSGAPLALEVTPEKNICVDSDAVIAWSTSLRTQLQAPTSTSAVWRRRGSTGEGWEMHFGGHGHVLVQPSELLPPQHLRTSGVLGQFGMGAGGLSGNSLGGSRN; translated from the coding sequence ATGCACAGCACACTCTTCGCGCACATCCCGGTGAACCACACCGAGCGCTACACACTGCAGAACCCGCAGCTGCTCAAGACCGATGTGACCATCGGCAGCAGCCCGGTCCTGGCCCGCCAGGGCGCCATGGTCGCCTTCGAGGGGCAGGTCGACTTCGACAGCCAGTACCGCAACCGCAGCTGGCGCAACGCCGAGCGGATGACCGGTGAGCGGCTCGAACTCATGCGCTGCAAGGGCAACGGGATCGTGTATCTCGCCAACTTCGCGCAGTACCTGCACATCATGGAGGTCGGCAGAGGCATCACCGTCGACTCCTCCGCGGTCCTCGCCTTCGACGGTTCGCTCAACGTCGGCATCGTCGCCGTGGACAGCGCCGTCGAGGTGGCCTCGGCCGGGGCGTACAACCTGGAGCTGTCCGGTGGCGGCAAGGTCGTCCTGATGACCTCGGGTGCGCCGCTCGCTCTGGAAGTGACGCCCGAGAAGAACATCTGCGTCGACTCGGACGCCGTCATCGCCTGGTCCACCTCGCTGCGTACGCAGCTCCAGGCGCCGACCTCCACGTCCGCCGTGTGGCGCCGCAGGGGGTCCACCGGTGAGGGCTGGGAGATGCACTTCGGTGGCCACGGACATGTCCTGGTGCAGCCGAGCGAGTTGCTGCCGCCGCAGCACCTGCGGACGTCCGGGGTGCTCGGGCAGTTCGGCATGGGCGCGGGCGGACTGAGCGGGAACTCGCTCGGGGGCAGCCGCAACTGA
- a CDS encoding NUDIX hydrolase has protein sequence MSLHDDAVLVLKSYEDQAELRQAYLDHLVAHPDGMWKACGAGHITASGLVIDPERGRVLLTLHKKLRMWLQMGGHCEPGDISLAGSALREATEESGIEGLTLLPGGPVRLDRHHTPCAWHLDVQYAALAPADAVEAISDESLDLRWFAYDEVPTVADDSVVRLLEATRARL, from the coding sequence GTGAGCCTGCACGACGACGCGGTCCTCGTACTGAAGAGCTACGAGGACCAGGCCGAGCTGCGCCAGGCGTACCTCGACCATCTCGTGGCCCACCCGGACGGCATGTGGAAGGCCTGCGGCGCCGGGCACATCACGGCGAGCGGCCTGGTGATCGACCCCGAGCGCGGCCGGGTGCTGCTCACTCTCCACAAGAAGCTGCGCATGTGGCTCCAGATGGGCGGCCACTGCGAGCCCGGGGACATCAGCCTGGCCGGCTCCGCCCTCCGCGAGGCCACGGAGGAGTCCGGCATCGAGGGCCTGACGCTGCTGCCGGGCGGCCCGGTCCGCCTCGACCGCCATCACACCCCGTGCGCCTGGCACCTGGACGTCCAGTACGCGGCCCTCGCCCCGGCCGACGCGGTCGAAGCGATCAGCGACGAGTCCCTCGACCTGCGGTGGTTCGCCTACGACGAGGTGCCGACCGTGGCCGACGATTCGGTCGTACGCCTGCTGGAGGCCACGCGAGCGCGGCTCTGA
- a CDS encoding molybdenum cofactor biosynthesis protein MoaE, with protein sequence MAVNDDHPGERRAEEPVKLIGIRETALSLDEVFQAVGDDAAGGTALFVGTVRNHDGGADVDELGYSCHPTAEAEMRRIAEKVVADYPVRALAAVHRVGNLKVGDLAVVVAVSCPHRGEAFEACRRLIDDLKHEVPIWKHQKFSDGTDEWVGA encoded by the coding sequence ATGGCTGTGAATGATGATCACCCAGGTGAGCGGCGGGCCGAGGAGCCCGTCAAGCTGATCGGGATCCGGGAGACGGCGCTCTCCCTCGACGAGGTGTTCCAGGCGGTCGGGGACGACGCGGCCGGGGGGACCGCGCTGTTCGTGGGGACCGTGCGGAACCACGACGGGGGCGCCGATGTCGACGAGCTCGGCTATTCGTGTCACCCCACGGCCGAGGCCGAGATGCGGCGGATCGCGGAGAAGGTGGTCGCCGACTACCCGGTGCGGGCGCTGGCGGCGGTGCACCGGGTGGGAAACCTGAAGGTCGGGGATCTGGCCGTGGTCGTCGCCGTGTCCTGTCCGCACCGGGGCGAGGCCTTCGAGGCGTGCCGCAGACTGATCGACGATCTGAAGCACGAGGTGCCCATCTGGAAGCACCAGAAATTCTCCGACGGCACCGATGAATGGGTCGGCGCGTAG